The following nucleotide sequence is from Chryseobacterium sp. CY350.
ATTTTTAATAATAGGAAGCATGACAAATTAGAGTTGAAATTCCGTCGATAAGATAAATGATCCGAAGATCCGGAAAATATATTTACATTTTGAAGAATTCAGATATGTGTAATAACTAATTTTTTCATAAACAATAAATAGTTATTTTGAAAAAGTAGCAGATTTAATTAAAACTAAACTGAAAATTGAAAATACTAAAGTGGTTATTATAGAACCTTCAAAACCAAAATCAACACCCGTTAAAATTTTGTTATTTGATATAAAACTATAATTAGATATACCATATATTTTTAAGCCACTTATATTGCTGCCATAGATACAACCAATTAAAAAATTCCATAAAAAATGAACGATGGTAGATATTATTATAGAATTAGTTTTTAGATAAATTAGACTTAAAAATATACCTGCAACAAAAATATTTATTAGTCCAATAATATTAAAATTTGGATTAAATAAATGGAAGCAGCTAAATATTAATGATGTTAAAAGAACATTCTTAAGCGAAAGTTCGTTCTTTAATATATTGTAAGGAATAAATCTAAAAAATATTTCTTCCATAAATGCGGATAGTAGTAATAAGAAAAAAAATGTAACAATCTCTAAGTAATCAATATCCTTGATTAAGTTTGTGTTAATTAAATTTAAGTAATTTAATATAAGACTAATAGCTGTTGGAATAAATATACCTACTGAGATTATTTTGAGATTTTTGAATGACCAAAACTTTGAAAGTAAGTTAGCCTTAAAGGCTTTTATTAAGTTTAGCTTATAAAGGAAATATATTCCACAAATTAATTCTGGGAAAAATGAAGAAATCCATAAATTAACTGTAAATGCTTTTTTAGGAAAATCTTTAAAAGCTATAAAGAAAAAAGGTATGGAAATAATAAATTGTAAAAAGAATATTTTTAGAAATAATGGAATTATTTTATTCATAATAGATAAAAATTAGGCATGAGCAATAGTACTCATGCCTGTTATTAATTATTGCTTCATTGCCTGTCCTCCTGGAAGGTGTATTTCTCTTTCATGTTGAGCTGCAAACTCTGCACAAGCTCCTACAAATCCAATGATAGCTCCAATCAAAGAACCTCCATTTGTGTTCTTTAATTCTTTTCCTGTTAATTCTACTAAATTTTTCATATTCTATTATTATCTATTTTTAATAAATGCTTGCCCTGCAGCATAACCTTTTTTAATATCATCTTGAGAAAAAGCAATTTCATAAGCAATTTCTGCAAGTACCCACCAAAACCCTCCTTCTATTGTAGTTAGTTCATTATTATTTAACTCAACCACGTTTAAATTTTTTAAATTCATTTTGTTTAAATTATAAAATTAATTAATATTTTTTGTCATACAATCCCTGACATGGGCTTTTTGCTGATCAGCGTTTCATATTTATACTTTTGTACTGTACACATACAAAAAATAAACATTTGTGTTTTTGTTGAAGCAAAGATGCGGGCTCTTTTTTGGTGATACAAGAAAAGCATCTCGAAATTTATAAATTTTAGCATATTGTTATACAGGATTTATAAATCTTGGGAGTTATATAGATTTTAAAACATTGATTATAAGTTATTTAAAATAAGCGTTTATCTATATAAAAAAGATGTATTTTTGCATTTGAAAAAAAAACATGCACAAAACTTTCCTCATTCTTTTGTTTCTTTTCTATCAAAGTCTATGCTTTCCGCAAAGTATGAAGCAATTTAGTATTCCAGATTCATTGAAAACAAAAAGTTTTGAACTATTGGAAAAATCCTATAGAAAAATATTACCCTTAAATAAAACTAAAGCAGCAATTTATGCTAATAGTATTCTTCTAAAAGGTAAAGTAGAAAATAGTGATGTAAGAATAGCCGATGGATATTTAATGTTATATCAACTAAGCAGTGATAAATCAGCATTATTGTATTTAGATAGTATGAGATTAGTATCTAGAAAAATGAATAATTCTCAATATTTAGCTAATAGTTATAAGTACAAAGGGAATTATTATTACATAAAAGGGGAATATCCAAATGCATTAACTAATTATTTAATAGCAAGAGACTATTCAAAAGGTGATAGTGAAACATTTCATATTCTCAATTTCAATATTGGGTTATTAAAACTTGAACTAAAAGAATATCAATCAGCCACACAACTCTTTTTAGGTTATAAACAATATTTGGAAAAAAATAACGCAGAAAAGTCTTTTGATTACCTGAGTTCTATATATGCGTTGGCATATTCTTATAGTTTTACAAATGAGTTAGACTTATCAGATCAATATATAGAGCTTGGTCTGAAAAAAAATCAAGTAATAAAAGATGATGAAAGCAAAGCTAATTTATTAATGGTTTTAGGGATAAATGATTATAAAAGGAAAAACTATAAAGAAGCATTGAAATCTTTAAAAAGTGCGTCTAAATTAATGAGGGATAATTATTATTACCCTCAAAATCTAGCTATTAGTGAATATTATATTGGAAGAATTTTATATAATATGAATAATGTAGATTTTTTAAGCACATTTGAAAAAGTTGATTCTATAATTATTAAAACTAAAAATGTTACAAATGAATTAAGAAATACATATCCATTATTGATTGAATATTATAAAAAAACAGGGAACAAAGAAAAACAACTATATTACATTGAACACTTATTATCCGTGGATAGTATTTTAAACAGGAACAATAGCTTTTTATCAACAGAGATCAATAAAAAATATGATACACCTATTCTTCTAGAAGAAAAAGAAAATTTAATTGCAGATTTAAATTCAAAGAATTATACATTATTTTGGTTATTAGGAATAGGAGGCGTGCTTTTAGTGAGCCTATCAGTACTACAGGTAAAAAATAGAAAAAAAATAAAGCTATACCAAAGCAAAGCAGATTTACTCATCCAGTCTTCAATTCCAATTGAAAACATTGATCCTATTGATATAGTAGCTATTGATGAGGTGAGAGATGATACCAAAAAAGAAAGATCGAAGAACACTTTATCAGATGATAAGCTTAAGCAGTTAAATATAATGTTAAAAGAGTTTGAAAATGGAAAGCGTTTTTTAGATAAGACGATAAATTTAGAGGTTTTATCTAAAGAATTAA
It contains:
- a CDS encoding helix-turn-helix domain-containing protein is translated as MKQFSIPDSLKTKSFELLEKSYRKILPLNKTKAAIYANSILLKGKVENSDVRIADGYLMLYQLSSDKSALLYLDSMRLVSRKMNNSQYLANSYKYKGNYYYIKGEYPNALTNYLIARDYSKGDSETFHILNFNIGLLKLELKEYQSATQLFLGYKQYLEKNNAEKSFDYLSSIYALAYSYSFTNELDLSDQYIELGLKKNQVIKDDESKANLLMVLGINDYKRKNYKEALKSLKSASKLMRDNYYYPQNLAISEYYIGRILYNMNNVDFLSTFEKVDSIIIKTKNVTNELRNTYPLLIEYYKKTGNKEKQLYYIEHLLSVDSILNRNNSFLSTEINKKYDTPILLEEKENLIADLNSKNYTLFWLLGIGGVLLVSLSVLQVKNRKKIKLYQSKADLLIQSSIPIENIDPIDIVAIDEVRDDTKKERSKNTLSDDKLKQLNIMLKEFENGKRFLDKTINLEVLSKELNTNRAYLSKSVNNLKGLNFPQYLNQLRIKYIIEELKKNKSLQKLTIVALADEAGYNNVESFTNAFKKITGTLPSYFIKALQENIN
- a CDS encoding CPBP family intramembrane glutamic endopeptidase; the protein is MNKIIPLFLKIFFLQFIISIPFFFIAFKDFPKKAFTVNLWISSFFPELICGIYFLYKLNLIKAFKANLLSKFWSFKNLKIISVGIFIPTAISLILNYLNLINTNLIKDIDYLEIVTFFFLLLLSAFMEEIFFRFIPYNILKNELSLKNVLLTSLIFSCFHLFNPNFNIIGLINIFVAGIFLSLIYLKTNSIIISTIVHFLWNFLIGCIYGSNISGLKIYGISNYSFISNNKILTGVDFGFEGSIITTLVFSIFSLVLIKSATFSK